A part of Hydrogenobacter sp. T-8 genomic DNA contains:
- a CDS encoding HEAT repeat domain-containing protein — protein MQKLLLANQSLRLKPLYGPFHRDMLNISWLLESIKSSLRNGYFMFQSLGELHFLPAFDGKPEGEFPQDFELVSFYQSTENFLIHAFDLYERHRLPLYSDRPLWVNLESINFNIREFFKKLLDFEVTGYMVVENRVKLVKGLLLLQKGMVMKVDYANLRGMDALKSLLEDLSKDVCILRVYELSEELLSIMLSEPELAGVYQDYEAVPLKSIRGTALLVSVSAEKYGYKVYLQGEEVYSEGFEEEAPFYELFVVGTPLSEPLDVLSMIEGGNKLRVVKYDLEHPILYFCPACWSVISKDDKVCPNCGYDLTEFHNLPYEYKLIMALEHPVKDMKKNVIYTIGRKDLEIALPHFELMISRETDPLILMEIADALARMSSPEAIRLLRELAQHRYPVVRSRALMHLQRKLKNATE, from the coding sequence ATGCAAAAGCTACTGCTGGCTAACCAAAGCCTAAGGTTAAAGCCCTTATATGGACCCTTTCACAGGGATATGTTGAACATATCCTGGCTACTTGAGTCTATCAAAAGCTCTCTAAGAAATGGATACTTCATGTTTCAGTCCCTTGGGGAGCTTCATTTCCTGCCTGCTTTTGATGGAAAGCCAGAGGGAGAGTTTCCACAGGACTTTGAGCTTGTTAGCTTTTATCAGTCCACAGAGAACTTCCTCATACACGCCTTTGACCTTTACGAGAGACATAGACTTCCCCTCTACAGCGATAGACCCCTCTGGGTTAACTTGGAGAGCATAAACTTCAACATAAGGGAGTTTTTCAAGAAACTTCTGGATTTTGAGGTAACGGGCTACATGGTGGTGGAAAACAGGGTAAAGCTCGTAAAAGGTTTGCTCTTGCTCCAGAAGGGTATGGTCATGAAGGTGGATTATGCAAACCTCAGAGGAATGGATGCTCTCAAGAGCCTTCTTGAGGACCTTAGCAAGGATGTGTGCATTCTAAGGGTATATGAGCTGTCTGAGGAGCTACTATCTATAATGCTTTCAGAGCCAGAGCTTGCTGGCGTCTATCAGGACTACGAAGCTGTCCCGCTTAAGAGTATAAGAGGAACAGCCCTTCTTGTGAGTGTTTCTGCGGAGAAATACGGCTACAAGGTATACCTGCAAGGAGAAGAGGTCTACTCAGAGGGCTTTGAGGAAGAAGCACCCTTTTATGAGCTCTTTGTGGTTGGCACGCCACTTTCAGAGCCACTTGATGTGCTATCCATGATAGAGGGAGGCAACAAGCTCAGAGTAGTAAAATACGACCTAGAACATCCCATTCTCTACTTTTGTCCAGCCTGCTGGAGCGTGATTTCCAAAGATGACAAGGTATGCCCAAACTGCGGTTATGACCTTACAGAGTTTCACAACCTCCCCTACGAATATAAGCTCATAATGGCTTTGGAACACCCTGTCAAAGACATGAAAAAGAACGTCATATATACCATAGGCAGGAAGGACTTGGAAATTGCCCTGCCACACTTTGAGCTTATGATAAGCAGAGAAACAGACCCCCTTATACTTATGGAGATAGCGGATGCCCTTGCGAGAATGAGTTCACCTGAAGCCATAAGACTTTTGAGGGAACTTGCCCAACACAGATATCCGGTGGTTCGCTCAAGGGCTCTCATGCACCTTCAAAGGAAGCTTAAAAATGCTACAGAATGA
- a CDS encoding GTP-binding protein — translation MTLRILYHGLGMAGKTTNLEKLREIYSDYVSDRIHQQTSEGRTVYLDILSLSIKTRSGDKEIGVELFTTPGQERFRILRKWIFGRVDGLVLVLDSTRSLEENLRAYEEVKEYGLSGVPMVLQLNKRDVGNLSPEEVRVAFGDVPLMEAVAIAGMGVAETFRAVLKEALNAKATAG, via the coding sequence ATGACATTACGCATCCTATACCACGGGCTTGGTATGGCAGGAAAGACCACGAACCTTGAAAAACTGCGTGAGATATATTCCGATTATGTCTCAGACAGAATCCATCAGCAAACTTCTGAAGGCAGGACCGTATACCTTGACATACTGTCTCTCAGCATAAAGACCAGGTCTGGAGATAAGGAAATAGGCGTTGAGCTTTTTACTACGCCAGGTCAAGAGAGGTTCAGAATCTTAAGAAAGTGGATATTTGGTCGCGTGGATGGTCTCGTGCTTGTGCTGGACTCTACAAGAAGCCTTGAGGAAAACCTTAGGGCTTATGAGGAGGTCAAAGAATACGGACTGAGCGGTGTGCCAATGGTGCTTCAGCTAAATAAACGAGACGTAGGAAACCTAAGTCCAGAGGAGGTAAGGGTGGCTTTTGGCGATGTTCCTCTCATGGAAGCGGTCGCTATTGCGGGCATGGGTGTGGCGGAGACCTTCAGGGCAGTCCTTAAGGAGGCTTTGAATGCAAAAGCTACTGCTGGCTAA
- a CDS encoding HD domain-containing protein, translating to MQEILFEKGIKHTAHGLNFYMTYFDDIARVLPREAYCFIVGGWVRDRFLGEPVGYHIDVDLLVTCDPRETAKKLAERIGGSYFEFEKKGLLRRPTIATVVLRLPPYKYRFDFAQIKGRDLEKSLVEDLLSRDFTANAMAVSIDDVLSIGAKQTIIYDPAHGVEDLEQGLLRPISLKNLEEDPVRILRGFRLAVEKGLELTEDFHEFVRRKKHIIRKAPSERISLELFKILRHYQGYKVFKELYEYGVLQELFPDTARWKEVRDQGEHHIYPLEEHVFKVLEALEKVLQEKDRYLPAELLENFGKMEVHGEFSDIELLKLSALFHDLAKPHTFEIREGKITFYNHDKLGAELVRSYGKAYKWGEPATEFVAKLVREHLRPFYLRESLFKGQLTDRGRANFWRECKDIAGHLFLHAIADAIGSGDEEEEIKRLLQTVHDLVEFKRQKLSRMPTKALLDGREIMELLGLEPGPLVGQLKKALEEAQFSGEVKNKEEAIEFLRAYYKSLKEGA from the coding sequence ATGCAGGAAATTCTCTTTGAAAAAGGCATAAAGCACACCGCACACGGGCTTAACTTTTACATGACCTACTTTGACGATATTGCAAGGGTTCTGCCGCGGGAAGCCTACTGTTTTATAGTGGGTGGTTGGGTAAGAGATAGGTTTCTGGGTGAGCCTGTGGGATACCATATAGATGTAGACCTTTTGGTAACCTGCGACCCAAGAGAAACCGCCAAAAAGCTCGCAGAGAGGATAGGTGGCTCTTACTTTGAATTTGAGAAAAAGGGACTGCTTAGGAGACCTACCATAGCCACCGTAGTCCTAAGGCTTCCACCTTATAAATACCGCTTTGACTTTGCTCAGATAAAGGGCAGAGACCTTGAGAAGTCCCTCGTGGAAGACCTCCTTTCAAGGGACTTTACCGCCAACGCTATGGCAGTAAGCATTGACGATGTTCTAAGCATAGGAGCAAAGCAGACCATCATATACGACCCAGCCCATGGCGTGGAGGACTTGGAACAAGGGCTTTTGAGACCAATCTCGCTCAAAAACCTTGAGGAAGACCCAGTAAGGATACTAAGAGGCTTTCGCCTTGCTGTGGAGAAGGGGCTTGAGCTTACAGAGGATTTCCATGAGTTTGTAAGGAGGAAAAAGCACATTATAAGAAAGGCACCATCGGAGAGGATAAGCCTTGAGCTTTTCAAGATCCTCAGACACTATCAAGGCTATAAGGTGTTTAAGGAGCTTTATGAGTATGGAGTCCTGCAGGAGCTTTTCCCCGACACCGCACGCTGGAAAGAGGTAAGAGACCAAGGGGAGCATCACATATACCCTCTTGAGGAGCATGTCTTTAAGGTGCTGGAAGCACTGGAAAAGGTGCTACAAGAAAAAGACAGATACCTGCCTGCGGAGCTTTTGGAAAACTTTGGGAAAATGGAAGTGCATGGGGAATTTTCTGACATTGAGCTACTTAAACTTTCCGCACTCTTTCATGACCTTGCAAAGCCTCACACCTTTGAAATTAGGGAAGGAAAGATAACCTTTTATAACCATGACAAGCTGGGTGCGGAGCTGGTAAGAAGTTATGGCAAAGCCTACAAATGGGGAGAGCCAGCTACGGAGTTTGTGGCAAAGCTAGTAAGAGAACACCTAAGACCCTTTTATCTGAGAGAGTCTCTATTTAAGGGTCAGCTTACAGACAGAGGAAGGGCAAACTTCTGGAGAGAGTGTAAAGATATAGCGGGTCATCTCTTCTTGCATGCCATTGCGGACGCTATAGGGAGTGGTGACGAGGAAGAGGAGATAAAAAGACTTCTGCAGACCGTTCATGACCTTGTGGAGTTCAAAAGGCAGAAGCTATCTCGTATGCCCACTAAGGCTCTTCTTGATGGCAGAGAAATAATGGAGCTTTTGGGTCTTGAGCCTGGACCACTTGTGGGACAGCTAAAGAAAGCCCTTGAGGAGGCTCAGTTCTCTGGTGAGGTAAAAAACAAGGAAGAGGCGATAGAATTCCTTAGGGCTTACTATAAAAGCCTAAAAGAAGGAGCATAG
- a CDS encoding GGDEF domain-containing protein — protein MLQNELKSSLGKEFFSKLKIEPYYQPIVDLTGSSVFGYEALSRFLLDGVPMKPIRVFKMAEGLGILPELDLMCRKLAIEAFSKGLKGQLFINIFPAYLVSEYVGKGHTLTFLQQMKLSPSSVVLELNEAVKVQDMSLLKKAIKYYRDLGFGIAIDDIGTGFNSIHSLLELEGLLDYVKIPRELVDGVSKSKIKYNLIKVLSDVCASIGAKAIYEGLEKEEDLMTIYYDFNAQLVQGFYFSEPIPVQRAKEYSPSVNLPKECDGNCLHGRRLQELKLSPSERFYHFLECVEGLMERYVLLEVEDKRYFVDLWKLKSQLDSRRINLYYYKELKEVISKERDIFLELHNLPTIRSDATDIRNLFDLVTNSRKEVFLLMEGDKVKVIERHTLLDHFSKRLAKELANVNPLTHLPGNRVIEEKIKRFSSTVDEFWVCYMDLDNFKAFNDAYGFYAGDQMIKKVGFLLENFRKENPDRVFVGHVGGDDFVILLWDMSLGEAKEKLLKLLKNLQEKLLEFYSPEDRKRSYFVARDREDELREFPIASISAVLLRGSPDPLDISKRSAQLKKKAKSYRGSVLFVEHLNEILTINL, from the coding sequence ATGCTACAGAATGAGCTAAAAAGCTCTTTGGGAAAGGAGTTTTTCTCAAAGCTGAAAATAGAACCATACTACCAACCCATAGTTGACCTAACTGGCTCGTCGGTCTTTGGCTACGAAGCTCTCAGTAGATTTTTGTTGGATGGTGTTCCCATGAAACCTATAAGGGTGTTCAAAATGGCGGAAGGGCTTGGAATTCTGCCAGAGCTTGACCTTATGTGTAGAAAGCTGGCAATAGAAGCCTTTTCAAAGGGTCTGAAGGGTCAGCTTTTTATAAACATCTTCCCAGCCTATCTGGTGTCTGAGTATGTGGGGAAGGGTCATACGCTTACCTTCCTTCAGCAGATGAAACTCAGCCCTTCAAGTGTGGTGCTGGAGCTTAACGAGGCGGTAAAGGTGCAGGATATGAGCCTTCTTAAGAAGGCAATAAAATACTACAGAGATCTTGGCTTTGGAATAGCCATAGATGATATAGGCACTGGTTTTAACTCTATACACAGTTTGTTGGAGCTTGAGGGGCTGTTAGACTATGTGAAAATACCCAGGGAGCTTGTGGATGGTGTTTCAAAGAGCAAGATAAAGTATAACCTAATAAAGGTGCTTTCTGATGTGTGTGCCAGCATAGGAGCAAAAGCCATCTACGAAGGCTTGGAAAAGGAAGAGGACCTTATGACCATATACTATGATTTTAACGCTCAGCTGGTGCAAGGTTTTTACTTCTCAGAGCCTATTCCCGTCCAAAGGGCAAAGGAGTATAGCCCTTCTGTAAACCTTCCAAAAGAGTGTGATGGCAATTGCCTGCATGGTAGGAGGTTGCAAGAATTAAAACTTAGTCCTTCAGAGAGGTTTTACCACTTCCTTGAGTGTGTGGAAGGTTTAATGGAAAGGTATGTGTTGCTGGAAGTGGAAGATAAAAGGTATTTTGTGGACCTTTGGAAACTCAAAAGCCAGCTTGATAGCAGGAGAATAAACCTCTATTACTACAAAGAGCTAAAAGAGGTTATAAGCAAGGAAAGGGACATCTTTTTGGAGCTTCATAACTTGCCAACGATAAGGTCGGATGCCACAGATATCAGGAACCTCTTTGATTTGGTAACTAACTCAAGGAAGGAGGTCTTTCTTTTGATGGAAGGTGATAAAGTAAAAGTGATTGAAAGGCACACCTTACTTGACCATTTTTCCAAAAGACTTGCCAAAGAGCTTGCCAACGTGAACCCCCTCACACACCTTCCCGGCAACAGGGTTATAGAGGAGAAGATAAAGCGTTTTAGCTCCACGGTGGATGAATTCTGGGTTTGTTATATGGACTTGGACAACTTTAAGGCTTTCAATGATGCCTACGGCTTTTATGCAGGAGACCAGATGATAAAGAAAGTGGGGTTTCTTCTTGAGAACTTTCGCAAGGAAAACCCTGACAGGGTCTTTGTGGGACATGTGGGTGGTGACGATTTTGTTATCCTGCTTTGGGACATGAGTTTAGGGGAAGCAAAGGAGAAACTTTTAAAACTCTTGAAAAACCTACAGGAGAAACTCCTTGAGTTTTACAGCCCTGAGGACAGAAAAAGGAGCTACTTTGTGGCAAGGGACAGGGAAGACGAACTAAGGGAGTTTCCTATCGCCTCAATCTCTGCAGTTCTTTTAAGAGGCTCCCCAGACCCCCTTGACATTTCCAAAAGGTCCGCCCAGCTAAAGAAAAAGGCAAAGTCCTACAGAGGAAGCGTCCTTTTTGTGGAGCATCTTAACGAAATCTTAACAA